One Deinococcus grandis DNA window includes the following coding sequences:
- a CDS encoding GNAT family N-acetyltransferase — MTAPSAVPTEIVTPRLRLRRPDPADAEALVAAVNASLPQLREWMVWAQAPMTLDASRENLTGAAERFDARENLRYHVWNAEGTELVGSSGYHALDWRVPKGEIGYWIATAHAGQGYAREVVQALTDLALTDSAAGGLGLRRLEIRCDPANGRSARIPPALGYTLDARLVNDDVTADGSAPRDTLIFSRVR; from the coding sequence ATGACTGCTCCCAGCGCCGTGCCCACCGAGATCGTCACGCCCAGGTTGCGGCTGCGCCGCCCCGATCCGGCGGACGCGGAGGCGTTGGTGGCCGCCGTGAACGCGTCGCTGCCGCAGCTGCGCGAGTGGATGGTGTGGGCGCAGGCGCCCATGACGCTGGACGCCTCCCGCGAGAACCTGACGGGCGCCGCCGAACGCTTCGACGCGCGGGAGAACCTGCGCTACCACGTGTGGAACGCCGAGGGCACCGAGCTGGTCGGCAGCAGCGGGTACCACGCGCTGGACTGGCGCGTCCCGAAGGGCGAGATCGGGTACTGGATCGCCACGGCGCACGCCGGGCAGGGCTACGCGCGCGAGGTCGTGCAGGCCCTGACCGACCTGGCCCTGACAGATAGCGCGGCGGGCGGCCTGGGCCTGCGGCGCCTGGAGATCCGCTGCGATCCCGCCAACGGGCGCAGCGCCCGCATTCCCCCGGCGCTGGGCTACACGCTGGACGCCCGGCTGGTGAACGACGACGTGACCGCGGACGGCTCGGCGCCGCGCGACACGCTGATCTTCAGCCGCGTCCGCTGA
- the argB gene encoding acetylglutamate kinase: MIVKYGGNAMKSLDLRRAVAAEIAALRAGQTVVVVHGGGPVIERELAARGIPSEFRAGLRVTTPEAMDVVEMALCQLNKQLSQDVGRAVGLMGRDSELLRAEVFDPTLGRVGRVTGVNADVLRALLGAGLTPVVGCVAVGPDGDALNVNADTAAGAVAGALNEGIVFLTDVDGVYRTYPDPESRAAHLTRAEVEGGIQDGWIAGGMIPKVRAALDALDRGAPFAVIASGMHAGALSAAARGEAGTRITP, encoded by the coding sequence GTGATCGTCAAGTACGGCGGGAATGCCATGAAGAGTCTGGACCTGCGGCGCGCCGTCGCCGCCGAGATCGCCGCGCTGCGCGCCGGGCAGACCGTCGTCGTCGTGCACGGCGGCGGCCCCGTCATCGAGCGGGAACTCGCCGCGCGCGGCATCCCCAGCGAGTTCCGCGCCGGGCTGCGCGTCACCACGCCCGAGGCGATGGACGTCGTCGAGATGGCGCTGTGTCAGCTGAACAAGCAGCTCAGCCAGGACGTGGGCCGCGCGGTGGGCCTGATGGGCCGCGACTCGGAACTGCTGCGCGCCGAGGTCTTCGACCCCACGCTGGGCCGCGTGGGCCGCGTGACCGGCGTGAACGCGGACGTGCTGCGCGCCCTGCTCGGCGCGGGACTCACGCCGGTCGTCGGCTGCGTGGCCGTCGGCCCGGACGGGGACGCCCTGAACGTGAACGCCGACACCGCCGCCGGGGCCGTCGCGGGCGCCCTGAACGAGGGCATCGTGTTCCTGACCGACGTAGACGGCGTGTACCGCACCTACCCCGACCCCGAGAGCCGCGCTGCGCACCTGACCCGCGCCGAGGTCGAGGGGGGCATTCAGGACGGCTGGATCGCGGGCGGCATGATCCCCAAGGTCCGCGCCGCCCTGGACGCCCTGGACCGCGGCGCGCCCTTCGCCGTGATCGCCAGCGGCATGCACGCCGGGGCGCTGTCCGCCGCCGCGCGCGGCGAGGCCGGCACGCGCATCACGCCCTGA
- a CDS encoding MBL fold metallo-hydrolase produces MPQDDRTPRPARRDTLRFLTATGAALAAAPLARAQTAPATPATPAAASGAMAMNGSGFYRQKIGDMTLTTVSDGTAPLAALLPTWGANPDRQAEFAATLAEYSVPATNTVNHFNPVLLEIGGKRILIDTGRGGASGQLVANLRRAGIEPDTISVVFITHGHGDHIGGLTTNGKPTFANAQHMINEAEFNFWVTQANPNDAVKNNLIGLKDKFKLLKSGEEIVPGVLTVATPGHTAGHHSVLAQSGGQSALILGDAGGHFLISLKHEGAYVGFDTDGAQAARTRQEIFARITDGKLWVTGYHFPFPAIGHLRRLAPGSFEYEPTVWNWS; encoded by the coding sequence ATGCCCCAAGACGACCGCACCCCCCGTCCCGCCCGCCGCGACACGCTGCGCTTCCTGACCGCCACCGGCGCCGCGCTGGCCGCCGCGCCCCTGGCCCGCGCCCAGACCGCCCCCGCCACACCGGCCACCCCCGCCGCCGCGTCCGGCGCGATGGCCATGAACGGCAGTGGCTTCTACCGCCAGAAGATCGGCGACATGACCCTGACCACCGTCAGCGACGGCACCGCCCCACTGGCCGCGCTGCTGCCCACCTGGGGCGCCAACCCCGACCGGCAGGCCGAGTTCGCCGCGACCCTCGCCGAGTACTCTGTGCCCGCCACGAACACCGTGAACCACTTCAACCCGGTCCTGCTGGAGATCGGCGGGAAACGCATCCTGATCGACACCGGCCGCGGCGGCGCCAGCGGGCAGCTGGTCGCGAACCTGCGCCGCGCCGGGATCGAACCCGACACGATCAGCGTCGTGTTCATCACGCACGGGCACGGCGACCACATCGGCGGCCTGACCACGAACGGCAAACCCACCTTCGCCAACGCCCAGCACATGATCAACGAGGCCGAATTCAACTTCTGGGTCACGCAGGCCAACCCCAACGACGCCGTGAAGAACAACCTGATCGGCCTGAAGGACAAGTTCAAGCTCCTGAAAAGTGGCGAGGAGATCGTGCCCGGCGTCCTGACCGTGGCCACGCCCGGCCACACCGCGGGCCACCACAGCGTCCTCGCGCAGAGCGGCGGCCAGAGCGCCCTGATCCTCGGGGACGCCGGCGGGCACTTCCTGATCTCCCTGAAACACGAGGGGGCGTACGTGGGCTTCGACACCGACGGCGCGCAGGCCGCCCGCACCCGCCAGGAGATCTTCGCGCGCATCACCGACGGCAAACTCTGGGTGACCGGGTACCATTTCCCGTTCCCGGCCATCGGGCACCTGCGCCGCCTCGCGCCCGGCTCGTTCGAGTACGAACCCACCGTCTGGAACTGGAGCTGA
- a CDS encoding sensor domain-containing protein gives MTPAAFTAVQAALSDLMRVHTPRATLLASLGDEVLRVRADTPPERAGLDLVPPDEWFERGEMTWLTRDGALLGLLWQEDGPPPDAAVQVLTMLLAAARADGVHRETEVLITQLPVATAWLTGDLVFRKVSRPFLELFALAEPDVTGRPVQDVFRDRPALVQALMQAGAGRSVRLPDEQITHAGHAAWVRGEARPYFGASAAGVMLTLQEVTGEYERAARVSALLDTDTPAALLSESGAVLQASQGFLSLLPAGAPVVTGAPLWSWACFADVPSDPVRDLVRLAAAGGAARADVELAGGGSLNLRVRRTSEPGLLVAEGEAAARDGLAPLGVMSQVLALSEDATILVDHAGRAQLVSERAATLLGLEAARLVGLAVTRVMTELGVKIFTPEGEPLALPDWKEIPLPMRREVLLALPDGTVRQMELRATGVGGEAGGARGSVLLTLRDLTALRRAQAKIRHDARHDALTGLLNRTGVREALGRTGERGAAVCLDLDGFSELNAALGRTACDRLLIQVAARLNDLSSEAHGLSARLADDSFMVFLPDVGAAAALNRAGAVLDSPLRVGQRDVQLTAALGVADRPDDAANDAVLANAEVAMQHAKRQGRAQRSVFQPALRDEVARAFELEEALRGALDKDQFTLLYQPALSLKRDRAFSAEALLRWNHPTLGLLGPARFLDLASRSELITHVSEWVVQEAVLGRQAVRAALPDRHANWTVSVNLSLEELRRSAGLRRLLPLLSTEGAPDIEVSAGSLLDHSQETLGLLEQLRSLGARLSVDDFGDGASSLAALTRFPLSAVKLHPTLTARLPGDEKSLTLVQGTIDLAHNLGLQVVAVGVETADQLGILRELGCDAAQGYAITPPLSGPDLISWLREH, from the coding sequence GTGACTCCCGCAGCCTTCACCGCCGTGCAGGCGGCCCTGAGTGACCTGATGCGCGTCCACACGCCCCGCGCCACCCTCCTCGCCTCGCTGGGCGACGAGGTCCTGCGCGTCCGCGCCGACACCCCCCCCGAACGGGCCGGACTGGACCTCGTGCCGCCCGACGAGTGGTTCGAACGCGGCGAGATGACCTGGCTCACGCGTGACGGCGCGCTGCTGGGCCTGCTGTGGCAGGAGGACGGCCCGCCGCCCGACGCCGCCGTGCAGGTCCTGACCATGCTGCTCGCCGCCGCCCGCGCCGACGGCGTGCACCGCGAAACCGAGGTGCTCATCACGCAGCTGCCCGTCGCGACCGCGTGGCTGACCGGCGACCTGGTGTTCCGCAAGGTCAGCCGCCCGTTCCTGGAACTGTTCGCCCTGGCCGAACCGGACGTGACCGGCCGCCCCGTGCAGGACGTGTTCCGGGACCGCCCGGCGCTCGTGCAGGCGCTCATGCAGGCGGGTGCGGGCCGCTCGGTGCGTCTCCCGGACGAGCAGATCACGCACGCCGGGCACGCCGCGTGGGTGCGCGGCGAGGCGAGACCGTACTTCGGGGCGTCCGCTGCCGGGGTCATGCTGACCCTACAGGAGGTGACCGGCGAGTACGAACGCGCCGCGCGCGTCTCCGCGCTGCTGGACACCGACACGCCCGCCGCGCTGCTCTCCGAGTCCGGCGCGGTGCTGCAGGCCAGCCAGGGCTTCCTGAGCCTGCTGCCCGCCGGGGCCCCGGTCGTGACCGGCGCGCCCCTGTGGTCCTGGGCGTGCTTCGCGGACGTGCCCAGCGACCCCGTGCGGGACCTCGTGCGGCTCGCCGCGGCCGGCGGCGCCGCCCGCGCGGACGTGGAACTCGCCGGGGGCGGCAGCCTGAACCTGCGCGTGCGTCGCACCAGCGAACCCGGCCTGCTCGTCGCCGAGGGCGAGGCCGCCGCGCGGGACGGCCTCGCCCCGCTGGGCGTCATGAGTCAGGTGCTGGCCCTCTCGGAGGACGCCACCATCCTCGTGGATCATGCCGGGCGCGCCCAGCTGGTCAGCGAACGTGCCGCGACGCTGCTGGGCCTGGAGGCCGCGCGGCTGGTCGGGCTGGCCGTCACGCGCGTCATGACCGAACTGGGCGTCAAGATCTTCACGCCCGAGGGGGAACCGCTGGCCCTGCCCGACTGGAAGGAGATTCCCCTCCCCATGCGGCGCGAGGTGCTGCTGGCCCTCCCGGACGGCACGGTCCGCCAGATGGAACTGCGCGCCACCGGCGTGGGCGGCGAGGCCGGCGGCGCGCGCGGCAGCGTCCTGCTGACCCTGCGTGACCTGACGGCCCTGCGCCGCGCGCAGGCGAAGATCCGCCACGACGCCCGCCACGACGCCCTGACGGGCCTCCTGAACCGCACCGGGGTGCGCGAGGCGCTGGGCCGCACCGGCGAGCGTGGCGCGGCTGTCTGCCTGGACCTCGACGGTTTTTCCGAACTGAACGCCGCGCTGGGCCGCACCGCCTGCGACCGCCTGCTGATCCAGGTGGCGGCCCGCCTGAACGACCTGAGCAGCGAGGCTCACGGTCTGTCCGCCCGGCTGGCCGACGACTCGTTCATGGTGTTCCTGCCGGACGTGGGCGCCGCCGCCGCCCTGAACCGCGCCGGGGCCGTGCTGGACAGTCCGCTGCGCGTCGGGCAGCGCGACGTGCAGCTGACGGCCGCGCTGGGCGTCGCCGACCGCCCGGACGACGCGGCGAACGACGCGGTGCTCGCCAACGCCGAGGTCGCCATGCAGCACGCCAAACGGCAGGGCCGCGCGCAGCGCAGCGTGTTCCAGCCCGCCCTGCGCGACGAGGTCGCCCGCGCCTTCGAACTGGAAGAGGCGCTGCGCGGCGCGCTGGACAAGGACCAGTTCACGCTGCTGTACCAGCCCGCGCTGTCCCTGAAACGCGACCGGGCCTTCAGCGCCGAGGCGCTGCTGCGCTGGAACCACCCCACCCTGGGCCTGCTCGGCCCGGCCCGCTTCCTGGACCTCGCCAGCCGCAGCGAACTGATCACGCACGTCAGCGAGTGGGTCGTGCAGGAGGCCGTGCTGGGCCGTCAGGCGGTCCGCGCCGCGCTGCCGGACCGCCACGCGAACTGGACGGTCAGCGTGAACCTGAGCCTGGAGGAACTGCGCCGCTCGGCCGGGCTGCGCCGCCTGCTGCCGCTGCTGTCCACCGAGGGCGCGCCCGACATCGAGGTGAGCGCCGGGAGCCTGCTGGATCACAGCCAGGAGACGCTGGGCCTGCTCGAACAGCTGCGCTCCCTGGGCGCCCGCCTGAGCGTGGACGACTTCGGGGACGGCGCGAGCAGCCTCGCGGCCCTGACGCGCTTCCCGCTGAGCGCCGTGAAACTCCACCCCACCCTGACCGCCCGCCTGCCCGGCGACGAGAAGTCCCTGACGCTCGTGCAGGGCACCATCGACCTGGCACACAACCTGGGCCTGCAGGTCGTGGCGGTCGGTGTGGAAACCGCCGACCAGCTGGGCATCCTGCGGGAACTGGGCTGCGACGCCGCGCAGGGCTACGCCATCACGCCCCCACTGTCCGGCCCGGACCTGATCAGCTGGCTGCGCGAGCACTGA
- a CDS encoding S4 domain-containing protein produces the protein MKQKLSTLIAQARGGRVIRTPFVDGDDIDRRLLNDPEVRHKLAGGFPDARRVVLTLHPEHIPEVDGGVTVYRVTPHEGGPAWDAQDFAVQLKRLGLDEDGLGDLREDRGSFLIAATGKAAQQVADLTSLGGRDVDVEPVGESAGKGSKLREVVVPSMRVDVVGAKGFGVSRAYFQQGIDGGKVRLNGQPARASSEIREGDSLAADGLGRIDFKRVVNETRRGNYKVELDVHR, from the coding sequence ATGAAGCAGAAACTCTCCACCCTGATCGCCCAGGCGCGCGGCGGGCGCGTGATCCGCACGCCCTTCGTGGACGGCGACGACATCGACCGCCGCCTGCTGAACGACCCGGAGGTCCGCCACAAGCTCGCCGGGGGCTTCCCGGACGCGCGCCGCGTGGTGCTGACGCTGCACCCCGAGCACATCCCCGAGGTGGACGGCGGCGTGACCGTGTACCGCGTCACACCGCACGAGGGCGGCCCCGCGTGGGACGCGCAGGACTTCGCGGTGCAACTGAAACGCCTGGGCCTGGACGAGGACGGCCTGGGTGACTTGCGCGAGGACCGCGGCAGTTTCCTGATCGCCGCGACCGGCAAGGCCGCGCAGCAGGTCGCCGACCTGACCAGCCTGGGCGGGCGCGACGTGGACGTGGAACCGGTCGGCGAGAGCGCCGGGAAGGGCAGCAAACTGCGCGAGGTCGTGGTGCCCAGCATGCGCGTGGACGTCGTGGGCGCCAAGGGCTTCGGCGTGAGCCGCGCGTACTTCCAGCAGGGCATCGACGGCGGCAAGGTCCGCCTGAACGGCCAGCCCGCCCGGGCCAGCAGCGAGATCCGCGAGGGCGACAGTCTCGCCGCCGACGGCCTGGGCCGCATCGACTTCAAACGCGTGGTGAACGAGACGCGGCGCGGCAACTACAAGGTCGAACTCGACGTCCACCGATGA
- the zapE gene encoding cell division protein ZapE: protein MIDLLSRNPSLDPEALTAELAPTPRYQGVRFATYHPNAAYPSQEEARVATQAFLKGAQVRPGGFRLFRRAKPEGRGLYLDGGFGVGKTHLLASAWHEAPGRAALMSFQDLMYIIGALGMTRAVDAFRGHDLLLIDEFELDDPGNTHMANTFLGQLMPGGTSVIATSNTEPGALGQGRFNASDFQRQIQAIASRFETHRIDGPDYRQRGVRPEDVLTPAEFTAWEARQQGATLARLNHRDLSRHLLQVHPSRFSRLLAGVGAVAVTDLTPMPDQNVALRFVHFIDKLYDLGLHAAFTGTNLSGLFSDTYRHGAYAKKYSRCLSRLSELLKEARQER, encoded by the coding sequence ATGATCGACCTGCTGTCCCGCAATCCCAGCCTGGACCCGGAGGCCCTGACGGCCGAACTGGCCCCCACGCCCCGCTACCAGGGCGTGCGGTTCGCCACGTACCATCCGAACGCGGCGTACCCCAGCCAGGAGGAGGCGCGCGTGGCCACGCAGGCGTTCCTGAAGGGCGCGCAGGTGCGGCCCGGCGGCTTTCGCCTGTTCCGGCGCGCCAAGCCCGAGGGGCGGGGCCTGTACCTCGACGGGGGCTTCGGGGTGGGCAAGACGCACCTGCTGGCCAGCGCGTGGCACGAGGCGCCGGGCCGCGCGGCCCTGATGAGCTTCCAGGACCTGATGTACATCATCGGGGCGCTGGGCATGACCCGCGCCGTGGACGCGTTCCGCGGGCACGACCTGCTCCTGATCGACGAGTTCGAACTGGACGACCCGGGCAACACGCACATGGCGAACACGTTCCTGGGGCAGCTGATGCCCGGCGGGACGAGCGTGATCGCCACGAGCAACACCGAACCCGGCGCGCTGGGCCAGGGGCGCTTCAACGCCAGCGACTTCCAGCGGCAGATCCAGGCGATCGCCAGCCGCTTCGAGACGCACCGCATCGACGGACCGGACTACCGGCAGCGCGGCGTGCGCCCCGAGGACGTCCTGACGCCCGCCGAGTTCACCGCCTGGGAGGCCCGGCAGCAGGGCGCGACGCTGGCCCGCCTGAACCACCGCGACCTGAGCCGTCACCTGTTGCAGGTGCACCCCAGCCGCTTCAGCCGCCTGCTGGCGGGCGTGGGTGCCGTCGCCGTGACCGACCTGACCCCCATGCCGGACCAGAACGTCGCGCTGCGCTTCGTGCACTTCATCGACAAGCTGTACGACCTGGGCCTGCACGCCGCCTTCACCGGCACGAACCTGAGCGGGCTGTTCAGCGACACGTACCGGCACGGCGCGTACGCCAAGAAGTACAGCCGCTGCCTGTCCCGCCTGTCGGAACTGCTGAAAGAGGCCCGGCAGGAGCGGTAG